Proteins co-encoded in one Cercospora beticola chromosome 7, complete sequence genomic window:
- the NUO40 gene encoding NADH-ubiquinone oxidoreductase 40 kDa subunit has protein sequence MAGLPTNAMALQRQLCRPTASSLTTKLTKSAIAPTQCRRNLQDIVITRTGKPIIRLPGGRSSLGGHTATVFGATGFLGRYIVNRLAKNGNTVVVPFREEMAKRHLKVTGDLGRVVFIEYDLRNKASIDEAVRHSDIVINMVGRDYPTKNFDLADVHEEGTRRIANAVAKYDIDRFIHVSSHSVSPNSPSEFYRTKWNSEQIAREIFPETTIVRPAPAFGFEDRLLHRLAKATNILTANNMEETFRPVHSIDIGRALEVMCEDDSTAGQTYELYGPKEYTMKEVSELVDREMIKKRRHINLPKAFLKPFFGTLNKLLWWPVGSTDEVEREFLDQVIDKNAKTFKDLGIEPGDIANFTYQYLQHYRSSSYYDLPPMTEKEKREEKKYVHVLDDQ, from the exons ATGGCGGGCCTTCCCACCAACGCAATGGCTCTGCAACGCCAACTCTGCCGCCCGACTGCATCCTCCCTCACCACCAAACTCACAAAGTCCGCCATCGCGCCCACGCAATGTCGAAGGAACCTGCAGGACATTGTCATCACACGTACTGGCAAGCCAATCATCAGGCTACCGGGTGGACGAAGCTCCCTCGGCGGCCATACCGCCACCGTCTTCGGCGCAACGGGCTTCCTGGGCAGATATATCGTGAATCGGCTGGCGAAGAATGGAAACACGGTCGTGGTTCCCTTCCGTGAGGAGATGGCAAAGCGACATCTCAAAGTTACGGGCGATCTGGGTAGAGTGGTTTTCATTGAATATGACCTGCGCAACAAGGCCTCCATTGACGAGGCCGTGCGACACTCGGATATCGTGATCAACATGGTCGGTCGCGACTACCCAACGAAGAACTTCGACCTTGCAGACGTCCACGAAGAAGGCACTCGCCGAATCGCAAACGCAGTGGCCAAATACGACATCGACCGCTTCATTCACGTCTCATCCCACTCGGTCTCGCCCAACTCACCCTCAGAATTCTACCGCACGAAATGGAACAGTGAGCAGATTGCACGCGAGATCTTCCCCGAAACCACCATTGTCCGACCGGCTCCCGCGTTTGGCTTTGAGGATCGCCTGTTGCACCGCTTGGCCAAGGCTACCAACATTCTCACTGCCAACAACATGGAAGAAACCTTCCGACCTGTCCACTCCATTGATATCGGCCGTGCCCTGGAAGTCATGTGCGAGGACGACAGCACTGCTGGTCAGACATACGAGTTGTATGGACCAAAAGAGTATACAATGAAGGAAGTGTCAGAGCTTGTGGACCGTGAAATGATCAAGAAGCGAAGACACATCAACTTGCCCAAGGCTTTCCTCAAGCCATTCTTCGGCACACTCAACAAGCTTCTCTGGTGGCCTGTTGGAAGCACTGACGAAGTCGAGCGCGAGTTCTTGGACCAAGTCATTGACAAGAACGCCAAGACATTCAAGGACCTGGGCATTGAACCTGGTGACATTGCCAACTTCACTTACCAATATCTG CAACACTACCGAAGCTCATCATACTACGACTTGCCACCAATgacggagaaggagaagcgcgaGGAAAAGAAATATGTGCACGTTCTTGATGACCAATAG